In Marasmius oreades isolate 03SP1 chromosome 3, whole genome shotgun sequence, a single window of DNA contains:
- a CDS encoding uncharacterized protein (BUSCO:EOG09264IOS): protein MARNEEKAQSMLYRFREAQAAELGLGTRGDRRPRMASSCKSLRECERWRGEILREISRKVSKIQDSGLTDYEVRDLNDEINRLIREKRHWENQIVALGGANYRRNVAMLDDDGKEVPGTKGYKYFGRAKDLPGVRELFQSRKQDEAEESQTVAYYKKFMNQGPAYYGDLDEVDGSLLRYEQEAEDEEWEEAFTSIREALGLPDNTPSPSIPRPEANKPTNGVSKTTNNGQQPKRKAPDPDGDGGGGGAETSPPERSSEDTKRAKTTGMSAASVVSAVSDPAVAHAQAAAAYIPFLEAEILMPPKLPTRQEMEDILLDLRKKALVEEYFGGDENMKS from the exons ATG GCCCGTAATGAAGAAAAAGCTCAGTCTATGCTCTACCGATTTCGAGAGGCCCAAGCTGCCGAGTTGGGCCTCGGTACTCGTGGAGACAGAAGACCAAGGATGGCCAGCTCTTGTAAAAGCCTTAGAGAATGtgaaagatggagaggagAAATATTGCGAGAGATAAGTCGTAAGGTGTCTAAGATCCAGGATT CTGGACTTACGGATTACGAAGTCCGAGATCTCAATGATGAAATTAACAGGCTGATTCGGGAGAAACGACATTGGGAGAACCAGATTGTTGCCCTTGGAGGAGCGAATTATCGGAGGAATGTTGCTATGTTGGATGATGACGGGAAAGAGGTTCCTGGTACGAAAGGATACAA GTACTTCGGAAGAGCGAAGGATCTCCCTGGTGTTCGTGAACTGTTTCAAAGTCGCAAGCAGGATGAGGCCGAGGAAAGCCAGACGGTTGCGTATTACAAAAAATTCATGAATCAGGGACCTGCCTATTACGGTGACCTAGACGAGGTGGATGGGAGCCTACTCAGGTATGAGCAAGAGGCGGAGGACGAAG AATGGGAAGAAGCATTCACTTCTATCCGAGAGGCACTCGGCCTACCCGATAATACACCATCACCCTCAATCCCGCGGCCAGAAGCCAACAAACCAACCAATGGCGTATCTAAAACCACAAACAATGGCCAGCAACCGAAAAGAAAAGCACCAGATCCAGacggtgatggtggtggtggtggtgccgAAACGTCACCCCCGGAAAGATCTAGCGAAGACACCAAACGTGCAAAGACGACAGGAATGTCTGCTGCGTCTGTCGTGTCGGCGGTGTCGGATCCTGCTGTTGCTCATGCGCAAGCTGCTGCTGCGTATATACCGTTCTTAGAAGCTGAGATTTTGATGCCGCCGAAGCTTCCTACACGgcaggagatggaggatatATTGTTGGATTTGCGTAAGAAGGCGTTGGTGGAGGAGTATTTTGGAGGTGACGAGAATATGAAGAGTTGA